The genomic window AAAAAAATCGGCAAATTTTTGCGTATCTAAGGTAGCGCTGCTAATAATAACTTTAAGGCTAGGCCGCTTGGTCTGAATAAGTTTGAGCAAACCCAAAAGTAAATCGATATTAAGCGAACGTTCGTGAGCTTCGTCAACAATAATTACTTCGTAGGCTAATAATAATTTATCACGCTGCAGCTGGGCTAACAGCATACCATCGGTAAGCAGTTCGATAAAATTTTGGCCGCTACTTTTATCATCAAATCTAATTTTGTAACCCACACTTTGGCCCAGCTCTTCACCCAGTTCACTGGCGATACGGCCGGCAATAGTCATTGCCCCCAAACGGCGCGGCTGTACCATTGCAATTTTACCGCGTTTACCCAGCCCAGCTTCTAGGCAAAATTTGGCCAGTTGCGTGCTTTTACCGCTGCCGGTTTCGGCGGCTACCACTAAACTATGATTGTTTTTAATAGCAGCAACAATTTTGTCTTTGTAATTAATGATAGGTAAGTCGGGGTAATTAAGTTGCTTTGGCCTGTTTTGCCAATGGGTTTTAGCTTGTTCTACAGCCTCATCAAGCTGGGTGATGAGGTCGGCATAACCTTCATCGCCTTCTTTTAGTTTAGTTAATTGCTTTTTAAAGCGAAGGGCCTGTAGATAAGGTAAGCCATTAAGTTTAGAGGAATAGGTACTTGCCAAAATATTTATCTACCGCCTCTTTATTATATTTGTCTTCTCCCCGCCAAAACCCTGCATAGCACCAATCATGCCTTTTTATCCATAATATCATCTTAATATTTATTGAGTAACTGTGTTATACAAAAGCAGCCTTTCGCGGCTTAAATTTTCGCGTTGGTAAAGGGTGGCCATAGGAGTATTATAAGCTTCTTCAAGGTTTTTATCGCTTAAAACTTCGTTTGTTTCACCCTGTATCAGTTGTAAATTATCACCATTAGGGTTAAATAAAATGGCCTTAGTAGCATGTTTACGGCATAAATCAATTTCGTGTAAACAAAGGTAAAAAGTTTTGTCATATTTTAGGCTGTATTCACCAATATAAACTAAAATAGCCTCTTTTTGATAGCTCTCCAAAGCAAAAAAGGCTTCATCTAACATATTGATAGGGCTGCCATAAAGTAAACAAAAAGCCAAATTTACTCTTTGCTGCTCACCTTTGCTTAAAGTATTAAGCCGGCGGTTTTGTAAAAGCTCAAGCTCACAAACTTTGATAACTTCGGTCAATAATTTGGTATTA from Spirochaetaceae bacterium includes these protein-coding regions:
- a CDS encoding ABC transporter ATP-binding protein — its product is MNSLITFNKVSFSHLASAGEGEVEEITIFNNLTFALPSGVVALVGPNGVGKSTFMLLAAGRLNPDVGEVILLGKDTKVTEDEELNHLCSVIYQNTEFDDDRPVAELLNFVHSIGHQKNNTKLLTEVIKVCELELLQNRRLNTLSKGEQQRVNLAFCLLYGSPINMLDEAFFALESYQKEAILVYIGEYSLKYDKTFYLCLHEIDLCRKHATKAILFNPNGDNLQLIQGETNEVLSDKNLEEAYNTPMATLYQRENLSRERLLLYNTVTQ